One segment of Thermococcus sp. AM4 DNA contains the following:
- a CDS encoding HypC/HybG/HupF family hydrogenase formation chaperone: MCLATVAKVLEVDREKGTAWVDFGGVKREARIDLMPDVKPGEYVLIHTGFIIERVDEETAKEILSAWDEVFKLEKDAIGGYYYPGD; the protein is encoded by the coding sequence ATGTGTCTGGCGACCGTTGCGAAGGTTTTGGAGGTTGACAGGGAGAAGGGAACCGCGTGGGTGGACTTCGGAGGCGTCAAGAGAGAGGCCAGAATTGATTTGATGCCCGACGTCAAGCCCGGTGAATACGTGCTGATTCACACCGGCTTCATAATCGAGCGCGTTGATGAAGAGACCGCGAAGGAAATCCTCTCGGCCTGGGACGAGGTCTTCAAGCTGGAGAAGGACGCGATAGGCGGCTACTACTACCCGGGTGATTGA
- a CDS encoding HypC/HybG/HupF family hydrogenase formation chaperone, with amino-acid sequence MALMLAGKVLEVRNGRAIVDVDGQLKEARLDFVKDVKPGDYVKIYYGIVLEKVSRSEAEETLARCSYHRSRKLEPTFTVSNRRF; translated from the coding sequence ATGGCCCTGATGCTCGCGGGGAAGGTCCTCGAGGTGAGGAATGGAAGGGCGATAGTCGACGTGGACGGCCAGCTCAAGGAGGCAAGGCTGGACTTTGTAAAAGATGTAAAACCCGGGGACTACGTGAAGATTTACTACGGCATAGTTCTTGAGAAGGTCAGCAGGAGCGAGGCCGAGGAAACCCTCGCGAGGTGCTCCTACCACCGCTCAAGAAAGCTCGAGCCCACCTTCACGGTTTCAAACCGGAGGTTTTAG